A part of Kryptolebias marmoratus isolate JLee-2015 linkage group LG8, ASM164957v2, whole genome shotgun sequence genomic DNA contains:
- the LOC108247139 gene encoding histone H3.2-like, protein MTRTKQTARKSTGGKAPRKQLTTKAARRNTPATSRVKKPHRYRPSTVNLREIHHYQKSIKLLIWKLPSQRLVWKITQEFKTDLCFQSSAILALQAASEAHLVGFFEDTRAEDTSDRLLQEILSAYSNHHL, encoded by the coding sequence atgaccagaaccaagcagactgcccgtaaatccactggaggtaaagctcccaggaagcagctcaccaccaaagctgcccGCAGGAACACGCCGGCCACCAGccgagtgaagaagcctcaccgctacaggccCAGTACCGTGaatctcagggagatccaccactaccagaagtccatcaagctgctcatctggaagttGCCCTCCCAGCGCCTGGTCTGGAAGATCACCCAGGAATTCAAGACCGACCTGtgtttccagagctcggccatctTGGCTCTGCAGgcggccagcgaggctcacctggtggggttctttgaggacaccagggccGAGGACACATCGGACAGACTGCTACAAGAGATTCTTTCTGCCTACAGTAATCATCATTTATAA
- the LOC108247140 gene encoding uncharacterized protein LOC108247140, giving the protein MASEPDNDHMDDVTGESLPPAQDPALPCKALQKSGGKRTLSQVYDPRVDLMQKQLEEMRKTMDIMAAAQQRLLENQAPQRTYHHPDAVSLAASGNLDKTNSSGCGSSALLDGFEDPDEDLGECLAEACDFSLEALLVRAAAAAGLPAPPSPPRASALDRGPGRHGHTLLPVYGDFVARLQESWAQPKEATAPRSALSVLHGAAEHGLDGVSRIGPSFALLAGAFPTGKVARHPNKKCRATDGLVVKSYQSAAMASRLANTNALLLVYLEGLIRDLESKSLTDLLPEMTKVMDTVIQGASAQAKVLASRDLTQLGRAHLRILGEVDRPTNRDVRGHIHAPGSVVVGEGRSPLSGPDAAHRLASAFSSTHLSAWRQCTSCPWVLQTLEWGYRLQFKLHAPRFRGVLETKVRDSSLSAILAKEISTLLSKGAIRPLCLEEEKRGFYSPYFLVPKRTGGFRPILDLRQLNKFLKVLPFRMLQLRALFQAIRDGDWFTTVDLRDAYFHIPIHPDHRCFLRFAFQGVAYEYSVLPFGLSLSPRTFTKCMDAALIPLRRRGIRVLNYLDDWLVCAPSLSLANEHTAAVLAHLTSLGLHLNAEKSHLVPGRSVEYLGLLLNSDTMRACLTHKRVSAIEECIASCLAQRTVSAQQCQRLLGLFAAAAQAVPLGLLHTRPLQHWFACQKVFLPKDRIRQLTLSRKCLKVLAWWGSSSAVVEGVPLGLGGARVTVTTDASQTGWGAVWEGRSARGIWDPVHQAWHINLLEMEAVHLALKHFLPAMRGRQVMVRTDNTAVVSYINRQGGLKSPTLHARARRLLLWAQTEGMSLRAFYLPGPLNTAADLLSRGAPHPGEWRLHSGVVSQIWDRFGQATVDLFATEDNTHCPLWFSMHCLPGPLGTDALSLPWPHATLYAFPPLPLLPALLSRVRLSRARVLLVAPCWPQRPWMAEIYEMLDGQPWRLPIRADLLSQAQGKIWHPRPEALSLHVWPLNGSTGILWA; this is encoded by the exons ATGGCTTCAGAGCCAGACAATGACCACATGGATGATGTCACGGGAGAGTCTCTTCCCCCTGCTCAAGATCCAGCTCTTCCTTGCAAGGCATTGCAGAAGTCTGGAGGAAAGAGGACGCTGAGCCAGGTTTATGATCCCAGAGTGGATCTTATGCAGAAGCAACTGGAGGAAATGCGTAAGACCATGGATATCATGGCTGCAGCACAGCAACGACTGCTGGAGAACCAGGCTCCCCAGCGCACGTACCATCACCCCGATGCTGTCTCTTTGGCAGCCTCAGGTAATTTGGATAAGACCAACAGCTCTGGCTGTGGCTCCTCTGCTTTGCTAGATGGCTTTGAAGATCCAGATGAGGACCTGGGTGAATGTCTGGCTGAGGCATGTGATTTCTCTTTGGAAGCCCTACTTGTCCGGgcggctgcagctgcaggtcttCCTGCTCCGCCATCTCCACCCAGGGCTTCTGCATTAGATCGGGGCCCTGGCCGCCATGGCCACACCCTTTTGCCAGTGTATGGGGACTTTGTAGCGCGCCTACAAGAGTCCTGGGCACAGCCGAAAGAGGCCACAGCTCCCCGCTCGGCACTTAGCGTGTTGCACGGTGCAGCTGAGCATGGCCTGGATGGGGTCTCACGGATTGGACCTTCGTTTGCACTCCTTGCTGGGGCTTTCCCCACAGGAAAAGTTGCTCGCCACCCTAATAAAAAGTGCAGAGCCACTGATGGGCTGGTGGTGAAGTCCTATCAGTCTGCTGCCATGGCATCTAGGCTAGCAAATACTAATGCCCTCCTGCTGGTGTATCTGGAGGGTCTGATTCGGGACCTGGAATCCAAGAGCCTAACTGATCTGCTTCCTGAGATGACCAAAGTGATGGACACGGTAATACAGGGGGCTAGTGCACAGGCCAAAGTCCTTG CATCCAGAGACCTGACTCAGTTGGGCAGAGCTCATCTCAGGATTCTCGGGGAGGTAGACAGACCTACCAACAGGGACGTCCGCGGCCACATCCACGCTCCCGGGAGCGTGGTGGTCGGGGAGGGCCGAAGTCCACTCAGCGGCCCTGACGCCGCACATCGGCTGGCGTCAGCTTTTTCCAGCACCCATCTCAGTGCTTGGCGCCAGTGCACCTCATGCCCATGGGTGCTGCAGACTTTAGAGTGGGGCTATCGTCTGCAGTTCAAGCTCCACGCTCCACGCTTTCGGGGCGTTTTGGAAACAAAAGTAAGGGACAGTTCTCTTTCTGCAATTCTTGCCAAGGAGATCTCTACCTTACTATCCAAAGGGGCAATACGCCCCTTGTGTCTGGAAGAGGAAAAGCGGGGGTTTTATTCCCCCTACTTCCTTGTCCCAAAGCGGACAGGTGGATTCCGTCCCATTCTCGACTTGAGACAGCTAAACAAATTCCTCAAAGTGCTCCCTTTCCGAATGCTGCAGCTCAGGGCTCTGTTTCAGGCCATTCGAGACGGCGACTGGTTCACAACTGTGGACCTTCGCGATGCCTATTTTCACATTCCCATACACCCAGACCATCGGTGCTTCCTGAGGTTCGCTTTTCAGGGTGTGGCGTACGAATACAGCGTCCTTCCATTCGGTCTCTCCCTGTCACCACGAACATTCACAAAGTGCATGGATGCTGCACTTATACCACTGAGGCGGAGGGGCATCCGCGTGCTCAATTATTTGGACGATTGGCTAGTGTGTGCCCCATCTTTGAGCCTGGCCAACGAACACACAGCGGCTGTGTTAGCACATCTGACTTCTCTCGGTCTGCATCTAAATGCAGAAAAGAGCCACCTAGTACCAGGCAGGTCAGTCGAGTATCTTGGACTTCTCCTGAACTCAGACACAATGAGAGCCTGTCTCACACACAAGCGGGTGTCTGCCATAGAGGAATGCATCGCAAGTTGTCTTGCTCAGCGCACTGTGTCTGCTCAGCAGTGCCAGAGACTGCTGGGTCTGTTTGCCGCAGCAGCCCAGGCCGTGCCCCTGGGACTGCTGCACACGCGGCCACTACAGCATTGGTTCGCCTGCCAGAAGGTCTTTCTGCCCAAAGACAGAATAAGACAGCTTACACTTTCTCGCAAGTGCCTCAAAGTCCTTGCCTGGTGGGGGAGCTCAAGTGCCGTTGTGGAAGGTGTTCCTCTGGGCCTAGGGGGAGCCAGAGTAACTGTGACCACAGATGCCTCCCAAACAGGCTGGGGCGCTGTCTGGGAGGGCAGATCTGCCCGGGGCATTTGGGACCCTGTCCATCAGGCATGGCACATCAACCTCCTCGAGATGGAGGCTGTTCATTTGGCCCTAAAACACTTCCTCCCAGCTATGAGGGGCAGGCAGGTAATGGTGAGGACAGACAACACGGCTGTGGTGTCCTACATCAATCGCCAAGGTGGACTGAAATCTCCAACCTTACACGCCAGAGCACGCCGCCTGCTCCTGTGGGCTCAGACAGAGGGCATGTCTCTGAGGGCCTTTTACCTTCCCGGTCCTCTGAATACAGCAGCCGATCTACTCTCAAGGGGGGCACCTCATCCCGGGGAGTGGCGCCTTCACTCAGGGGTGGTCAGTCAGATTTGGGACCGCTTTGGTCAGGCCACAGTGGACCTCTTTGCCACAGAGGACAATACTCATTGTCCCCTGTGGTTTTCAATGCATTGCCTCCCAGGGCCACTAGGGACAGATGCCCTGAGCCTTCCTTGGCCTCATGCCACACTCTATGCGTTCCCTCCACTTCCTCTCCTGCCAGCCTTGCTCAGCAGAGTGAGGTTGTCTCGAGCCCGGGTGCTCCTGGTGGCTCCATGTTGGCCACAGAGGCCCTGGATGGCCGAGATCTACGAGATGTTGGACGGACAACCATGGCGTCTGCCAATCAGAGCAGACTTACTCTCTCAGGCACAGGGCAAGATATGGCATCCTCGACCCGAAGCCCTGAGTCTTCATGTGTGGCCCTTGAACGGCAGCACTGGCATTCTTTGGGCCTGA